One window of Candidatus Regiella endosymbiont of Tuberolachnus salignus genomic DNA carries:
- the pstB gene encoding phosphate ABC transporter ATP-binding protein PstB, protein MSSTTASKLQIRNLNFYYGKFHALKNISLDIAKNQVTAFIGPSGCGKSTLLRTFNKMYLLYSDQYAQGDIVLDGKNILTDKQDVALLRAKVGMVFQKPTPFPMSIYDNIAFGVRLFENLSRSDMDERVQWALAKAALWNETKDKLHQSGYSLSGGQQQRLCIARGIAIRPEVLLLDEPCSALDPISTGKIEELISELKSDYTLVIVTHNMQQAARCSDHTAFMYLGELIEFSDTDTLFTAPQKKQTEDYITGRYG, encoded by the coding sequence ATGAGCAGCACTACTGCCAGTAAGCTCCAGATCCGCAATTTAAATTTCTACTACGGCAAATTCCATGCGTTGAAGAATATTTCGTTGGATATTGCTAAAAATCAGGTCACGGCTTTTATTGGCCCTTCGGGCTGCGGTAAATCGACACTATTACGTACTTTCAATAAGATGTATTTACTGTATTCGGATCAATATGCCCAAGGCGATATTGTTCTGGATGGAAAGAATATCCTGACCGATAAACAAGATGTTGCTTTATTACGCGCCAAGGTGGGGATGGTTTTTCAAAAACCGACGCCGTTTCCGATGTCGATTTACGACAATATCGCCTTTGGGGTTCGTTTATTTGAAAATTTATCGCGTTCTGATATGGATGAGCGTGTGCAATGGGCGCTGGCAAAAGCGGCGTTGTGGAATGAAACCAAAGATAAATTACATCAAAGTGGTTACAGTTTATCCGGCGGACAACAGCAACGTTTATGTATTGCGCGAGGGATCGCCATTCGACCAGAAGTTTTGCTGTTAGATGAGCCCTGTTCGGCGCTTGATCCTATTTCTACTGGCAAAATTGAAGAATTGATCAGTGAACTAAAATCAGACTATACCCTGGTTATTGTCACACATAATATGCAGCAAGCAGCGCGCTGTTCCGATCACACGGCTTTTATGTATTTAGGTGAACTCATTGAGTTTAGTGATACCGATACCCTATTTACCGCTCCGCAAAAAAAACAGACCGAAGACTATATTACTGGCCGTTACGGTTAA
- the pstA gene encoding phosphate ABC transporter permease PstA, whose translation MQNESLQNNEKLTATRHKKQAWRRQKNRLALLFSMITIIFGLFWLVWILFTTLTKGIDGMSLALFTEMTPPPNAAGGGLANAIAGSGLLILWATLIGTPLAIMAGIYLAEYGRRSWLAEITRFINDILLSAPSIVVGLFVYTIVVTKMGHFSGWAGVIALALLQVPIVIRTTENMLKLVPDSLREAAYALGTPKWRMITAITLKASISGILTGVLLAIARITGETAPLLFTSLSNQFWSTDLQHPIANLPVTIFKFAMSPFNEWQKLAWAGVLLITLCVLLLNILARVMFAKK comes from the coding sequence ATGCAAAACGAAAGCTTACAAAATAATGAAAAATTAACCGCCACTCGTCATAAAAAACAAGCATGGCGTCGTCAAAAAAATCGGCTCGCGCTGCTATTTTCCATGATCACGATAATTTTTGGCTTATTTTGGTTGGTATGGATTTTATTCACTACCCTAACCAAAGGGATCGACGGTATGTCATTGGCATTATTTACCGAGATGACACCGCCCCCTAATGCAGCAGGAGGCGGTTTGGCTAACGCCATTGCTGGCAGCGGATTATTAATTTTATGGGCGACCTTGATAGGGACACCACTGGCCATCATGGCTGGCATTTATTTGGCAGAATATGGGCGCCGATCTTGGCTAGCTGAAATAACGCGCTTTATTAACGATATTCTCTTGTCTGCTCCCTCTATTGTGGTTGGATTATTCGTCTACACCATAGTGGTCACTAAGATGGGGCATTTTTCCGGCTGGGCAGGGGTGATCGCACTGGCATTACTCCAAGTACCCATTGTGATCCGTACCACGGAAAATATGCTAAAACTGGTGCCAGATAGCCTGAGAGAAGCGGCTTACGCATTAGGAACACCAAAATGGCGCATGATCACGGCTATCACTTTAAAGGCATCGATATCTGGCATTCTAACGGGGGTTCTACTGGCAATCGCTCGTATTACCGGTGAAACCGCTCCCTTATTATTTACTTCGCTCTCTAATCAATTTTGGAGCACAGATTTACAGCATCCCATTGCTAACTTACCGGTCACGATATTCAAATTTGCCATGAGCCCATTCAATGAGTGGCAGAAACTCGCTTGGGCAGGCGTATTGCTCATCACCCTCTGTGTTCTGTTATTGAATATTTTAGCGCGGGTGATGTTTGCTAAAAAATAA
- the pstC gene encoding phosphate ABC transporter permease PstC — translation MISSKPSIKAPNKYGDIIFGALVKLAALITLLLLGGIIFSLIIASWPSIEKWGFAFLWNKEWDPQAEKFGALVPIYGTIVTSVIALIIAVPVSFGIAIFLTELAPNWLKRPVGMAIELLAAIPSIVYGMWGLFVFAPLFAQYFQQPMDQLLSGMPIIGNLFSGPAFGIGILAAGIILAIMIIPYIASVMRDVFEQTPVMMKESAYGIGCTTWEVIWRIVLPFTKNGVIGGIMLGLGRALGETMAVTFIIGNTYQLDNFSLFMPGNSITSALANEFAEAESSLHTAALMELGLILFLITFVILALSKLMILKL, via the coding sequence ATGATCTCTTCTAAACCGTCTATAAAAGCACCTAATAAATACGGTGATATTATTTTCGGCGCTTTGGTTAAGTTAGCCGCGCTTATTACTCTGCTTTTGTTAGGTGGCATCATTTTTTCGTTGATTATTGCTTCTTGGCCAAGCATTGAAAAATGGGGATTCGCTTTTTTGTGGAATAAAGAATGGGATCCCCAGGCTGAAAAATTTGGCGCATTAGTGCCTATCTACGGCACGATAGTGACTTCAGTGATCGCTCTCATCATTGCGGTTCCAGTGAGTTTTGGCATAGCCATTTTTTTAACCGAACTAGCACCCAATTGGCTAAAACGACCGGTGGGCATGGCGATTGAATTGCTTGCTGCCATTCCGAGCATTGTCTATGGCATGTGGGGATTGTTTGTTTTCGCGCCGTTATTTGCTCAATATTTTCAACAACCGATGGATCAGCTGCTTTCCGGTATGCCTATTATTGGTAACCTCTTCTCTGGCCCCGCTTTTGGTATTGGCATCTTGGCGGCTGGCATTATTTTAGCCATTATGATCATTCCTTATATCGCTTCTGTCATGCGTGATGTCTTCGAACAAACACCGGTGATGATGAAAGAATCAGCTTATGGGATCGGTTGTACCACCTGGGAAGTGATCTGGCGTATTGTCTTACCATTCACTAAAAATGGAGTGATTGGCGGAATAATGTTGGGGTTAGGTCGAGCACTGGGCGAAACCATGGCGGTCACCTTTATCATTGGTAATACTTATCAACTCGATAATTTTTCATTATTTATGCCAGGTAACAGTATTACTTCTGCCCTGGCCAACGAATTTGCTGAAGCAGAGTCAAGCTTACACACTGCAGCGTTAATGGAACTGGGATTAATTTTGTTTTTGATCACTTTCGTCATATTAGCGCTCTCTAAGTTAATGATTTTAAAGTTATAG
- a CDS encoding IS5 family transposase (programmed frameshift), with protein MNLAHRRHDISDHVWSLLEAHLPGRKGTWGGIARDNRQFINAVFWILRTGAPWRDLPPDYGGWKNTHRRFCRWRDKGLWESLLEALIVEPDFEWLMIDATHSKVHPHAAGAKGGNQDMERNKRGLNSKIHLAVDAHGMPVRIFITSGTTADCQQATNLTKGIAAEYLLADKGYDSDNIIKKAEEAGMQIVIPPKKNRKIQREYDKALYKHRHLVENAFLHLKRWRGIATRYAKNTSSFLAAVQIRCLALWLKIS; from the exons ATGAATTTAGCCCATCGCCGCCACGATATATCCGATCATGTTTGGAGCCTATTGGAAGCTCATCTCCCGGGGAGAAAAGGCACTTGGGGTGGCATAGCCAGAGATAACAGGCAGTTTATTAATGCTGTTTTCTGGATATTGAGAACCGGCGCTCCCTGGCGTGATTTACCGCCTGATTATGGCGGTTGGAAAAATACTCATCGCCGGTTTTGCCGCTGGCGTGACAAGGGGCTATGGGAGTCTCTGCTCGAAGCGCTGATTGTGGAGCCAGATTTTGAATGGCTGATGATTGATGCCACTCATAGCAAAGTTCACCCTCATGCAGCAGGCGCAAAAGGCGGTAATCAGGATATGGAGCGCA ACAAAAGGGGGCTCAACAGTAAGATACATCTGGCCGTGGATGCGCATGGTATGCCGGTCAGAATTTTTATTACATCAGGTACCACAGCAGATTGTCAGCAAGCAACGAATTTAACCAAAGGTATTGCAGCAGAATATCTGTTGGCTGACAAGGGCTATGACAGTGATAACATCATTAAAAAAGCAGAAGAAGCCGGCATGCAAATCGTAATACCACCTAAAAAGAATCGTAAAATTCAACGTGAGTACGATAAAGCGCTCTACAAGCATCGACATCTCGTGGAAAATGCTTTTCTGCACCTAAAGCGCTGGCGAGGTATTGCTACTCGTTATGCAAAAAATACCTCCTCTTTTCTCGCTGCTGTACAAATACGATGCCTTGCTCTATGGCTCAAGATCTCATGA